In one window of Agrobacterium larrymoorei DNA:
- a CDS encoding class II glutamine amidotransferase encodes MCRFLAYSGSPVWLDSLLIEPESSLISQSLAAREAKTVVNGDGCGIGWYGERGEPGIYRGILPAWSDKNLTSLCHQIRAGMFLAHVRSATTGGVSMANCHPFGFGRHLFMHNGQIGGYEKVKRAIEAHISDDVYCSRAGNGDSEAIFLIAAGLGLDKDPVSALARTLEICMDVVLRAGLDQPIRFSAIHADGNTLHAFRWSSDARPPTLYWRNMGEGIAIASEPFGTGGEKWDIVPANTVATIVDGSISFKPFAPAYQGEVLMTA; translated from the coding sequence ATGTGCCGTTTTCTGGCCTATTCCGGCTCTCCTGTCTGGCTCGATTCGCTGTTGATCGAGCCGGAAAGCTCGCTGATCAGCCAATCGCTCGCCGCCCGTGAGGCAAAGACGGTGGTCAATGGTGATGGTTGCGGCATTGGCTGGTATGGCGAGCGCGGCGAACCGGGCATTTATCGCGGCATTCTGCCCGCCTGGTCGGACAAGAACCTCACATCGCTCTGCCACCAGATCCGGGCAGGCATGTTTCTGGCCCATGTTCGTTCCGCCACCACCGGCGGCGTTTCCATGGCCAATTGCCATCCATTCGGTTTCGGGCGGCATCTCTTCATGCATAACGGCCAGATCGGCGGTTACGAGAAGGTCAAGCGCGCCATCGAGGCGCATATTTCCGACGATGTCTATTGCTCGCGCGCCGGAAACGGTGACAGCGAAGCGATCTTCCTGATTGCCGCCGGTCTCGGTCTCGACAAGGATCCGGTGAGTGCCCTGGCGCGCACGCTTGAGATTTGCATGGATGTAGTGCTTCGCGCCGGTCTGGATCAGCCGATCCGCTTCAGCGCCATCCATGCTGATGGCAACACGCTGCATGCTTTCCGCTGGTCCAGCGACGCGCGCCCGCCCACGCTCTATTGGCGCAATATGGGGGAGGGGATTGCCATTGCCTCCGAGCCTTTCGGCACAGGCGGTGAGAAATGGGATATCGTTCCCGCCAACACGGTTGCAACAATCGTCGATGGCTCCATCAGCTTCAAGCCTTTTGCGCCCGCCTATCAGGGCGAAGTTCTGATGACGGCCTGA
- a CDS encoding DoxX family protein translates to MSLFDKLSRYQPYALAALRIIAALLFIEHGTQKLFGFPASQMEGSLPTLLLVAALLELVGGILVLVGLFTRPAAFLLSGQMAVAYFMAHAPKSVFPVLNGGDAAILFCFVFLFLVTSGPGAFSVDKR, encoded by the coding sequence ATGTCGCTATTTGATAAACTGTCTCGCTACCAGCCTTATGCTCTTGCAGCACTCCGCATCATTGCCGCTCTTCTTTTCATCGAGCATGGCACGCAGAAGCTGTTCGGCTTTCCTGCTTCGCAGATGGAAGGTTCTCTTCCGACGCTGCTTCTCGTTGCAGCTCTTCTCGAGCTCGTCGGCGGCATTCTCGTTCTCGTCGGCCTCTTCACCCGCCCTGCGGCTTTCCTCCTGTCCGGTCAGATGGCGGTTGCCTATTTCATGGCGCATGCCCCGAAGAGCGTTTTCCCCGTTTTGAACGGTGGCGATGCGGCAATCCTGTTTTGCTTCGTCTTCCTGTTCCTGGTCACATCCGGCCCAGGCGCATTCTCGGTCGATAAGCGCTGA